One stretch of Pontiella desulfatans DNA includes these proteins:
- a CDS encoding PhoH family protein produces the protein MHENTIHFDNASEAREIGGAIDGFSAQIESENDLELVVRDQVVLIRGPEESVSRISEFIEELRKARNRAPLNGQVVDYAYDAFKRGENKVFEKLASIRIDVNPRKTAVFPKTLGQQIYLDAMQYNPITFGIGPAGTGKTYLAMAKAVSALLRDDVSRIVLTRPAIEAGENLGFLPGDFQQKVAPYLRPLYDALHDMIPAETIETYIERGIIEVAPLAYMRGRTLNHAFVILDEAQNTTPQQMLMFLTRLGFDSKCAITGDLTQIDLPNRSISGLVEARSILNNIKGLAIVELTERDVVRHPLVQKVIEAYQAKRAS, from the coding sequence ATGCACGAGAACACCATCCATTTCGACAATGCCAGCGAAGCCCGCGAAATCGGCGGGGCCATCGACGGGTTCTCTGCACAAATCGAGAGTGAAAACGATCTCGAACTGGTGGTGCGCGACCAAGTCGTTCTCATTAGGGGCCCGGAGGAAAGCGTCTCCAGAATCAGCGAATTCATCGAAGAATTGCGAAAGGCGCGGAACCGCGCCCCGCTGAATGGGCAAGTGGTGGACTATGCCTACGATGCGTTCAAGCGCGGAGAAAACAAGGTGTTCGAAAAACTGGCCAGCATCCGCATCGATGTGAACCCCCGCAAAACCGCTGTCTTCCCTAAGACGCTCGGGCAGCAGATCTACCTCGACGCCATGCAGTACAACCCGATCACCTTCGGCATCGGGCCGGCCGGCACCGGGAAGACCTACCTGGCCATGGCCAAGGCGGTTTCCGCCCTGCTCAGGGACGATGTCAGCCGCATTGTCCTCACGCGCCCGGCCATAGAAGCCGGCGAAAACCTCGGCTTCCTCCCCGGCGACTTCCAGCAGAAGGTTGCCCCCTACCTCCGCCCGCTATACGACGCGCTGCACGACATGATTCCTGCCGAAACCATCGAAACCTACATTGAGCGCGGCATCATCGAGGTGGCCCCGCTGGCCTATATGCGCGGCCGCACCCTCAACCATGCCTTCGTCATTCTCGACGAGGCGCAGAACACCACTCCGCAGCAAATGCTCATGTTCCTCACCCGGCTGGGATTCGATTCCAAATGCGCCATCACCGGCGACCTGACCCAGATCGACCTTCCGAACCGCAGCATCTCAGGGTTGGTCGAAGCCCGATCCATCCTGAACAACATCAAGGGGCTGGCCATTGTCGAGCTAACCGAACGCGACGTCGTACGCCACCCGCTGGTTCAGAAAGTGATCGAAGCCTACCAGGCAAAGCGGGCTTCCTAG
- a CDS encoding PEGA domain-containing protein: MKNTQLSTSFAAGLAIVMAISGCAPVTMDSTPSQARVYYKDNDKLIGKTPLKVNLVASNKELIVRKEGYFSKTVVLSPIDPDNITVVLAKRNMVLLVSKPEGAELFVEGVGRVGRTPYRLDYKKPHRTFTVKAPGYADQLFTVPEEPEGDVVIDLERTDMVIVESNPRNAEVYTADGKKVGTTPIAISATEKQVLRLCKEGYYDMPFAIDAETTSPHVLKMEREPIVIVYSEPEGATVVHRGVALGKTPFRQLVKEDMDLEISYDRHYGKKITIAPDSPRSVNVSLELKPYVVIKSNPVGAQLYRSGGVELLGTTPVEVLVEKDTAFEMHKQGFDIKPFMLSSESNREVVVPLREAISAMEKTVLIDSEPSGAKVYRPGGAEFIGETPLEQRLRGERTFELQLDGFKTKIVTVAPDSADNVTFALAKDESARNVTVSDPLLNTPSSF, from the coding sequence ATGAAAAACACACAACTGAGTACGAGCTTCGCTGCTGGCCTGGCCATCGTCATGGCGATTTCCGGATGCGCTCCCGTAACCATGGACAGTACGCCGTCGCAGGCGAGGGTATATTACAAGGATAACGATAAACTCATCGGGAAGACGCCGCTCAAAGTGAACCTGGTTGCCAGCAACAAGGAGCTGATTGTCCGCAAGGAAGGGTACTTTTCCAAAACGGTCGTTCTTTCGCCCATCGATCCCGACAACATCACCGTGGTTCTCGCGAAACGCAACATGGTGCTGCTGGTCAGCAAGCCGGAAGGCGCCGAGCTGTTTGTCGAAGGGGTGGGGCGCGTGGGCCGCACACCGTACCGTCTCGACTACAAAAAGCCCCATCGCACCTTTACCGTAAAAGCGCCGGGGTATGCCGATCAGCTATTCACGGTTCCCGAAGAACCCGAGGGCGACGTGGTGATCGATCTCGAGCGTACCGATATGGTCATCGTGGAAAGCAACCCCCGGAATGCCGAAGTCTACACGGCCGATGGCAAGAAGGTGGGAACGACCCCGATCGCCATTTCCGCAACGGAAAAACAAGTGCTGAGGCTTTGCAAGGAGGGATACTACGATATGCCCTTTGCCATCGACGCGGAAACCACCAGTCCCCACGTCTTGAAGATGGAGCGCGAACCGATCGTTATCGTCTACAGCGAGCCGGAAGGCGCAACCGTGGTTCATCGAGGCGTTGCTCTCGGCAAAACCCCGTTCCGCCAGCTGGTGAAGGAGGACATGGATCTGGAAATCAGCTACGACCGCCATTATGGCAAGAAGATCACGATTGCCCCGGATTCCCCGCGCTCGGTGAATGTCTCGCTCGAGTTGAAACCCTACGTGGTCATCAAGAGTAATCCTGTCGGTGCCCAGCTCTATCGTTCGGGCGGAGTGGAACTGCTGGGAACCACGCCCGTGGAAGTGTTGGTCGAGAAGGATACCGCTTTCGAAATGCACAAGCAGGGTTTCGATATCAAACCCTTCATGCTTTCCTCCGAATCCAACCGCGAAGTGGTGGTGCCGTTGCGCGAGGCCATCTCCGCCATGGAGAAAACCGTCTTGATCGACAGCGAACCCTCCGGTGCGAAGGTTTACCGCCCCGGTGGCGCCGAGTTCATCGGCGAAACCCCCTTGGAGCAGCGCTTGCGTGGCGAGCGCACGTTCGAACTCCAACTCGATGGCTTCAAGACCAAGATTGTCACCGTCGCGCCCGACTCGGCCGACAACGTAACCTTTGCATTGGCGAAGGATGAATCAGCTAGGAATGTCACGGTCAGCGACCCCTTGTTGAATACCCCTTCATCCTTTTAG